From the genome of Ralstonia pickettii, one region includes:
- a CDS encoding M3 family metallopeptidase has translation MTDISPKVATPANNPLLDFSGLPRFADIRPEHITPAVDVLLERAASAVAQVKDPATPVSWNTVVTALEDATEPLGRAWGIVSHLSAVADTPELREAHAANLPRVTEFWSGLGQDLELFEKYKAIADSAEYATLSPARKKLLENELRGFRLGGAELPEDQKPRFAAIQEQQAQLTKAFSDHVLDATNAYALVIDDEARLAGLPDDAKQAAQEAARRDNPDATGWKFSLHFPSYFPVLQYADDRALRRTLYEANVTRASELGAQYGGGKAEWDNTANMAEQLTLRAEEAHMLGYRNFGEVSLVPKMADSPEEVLRFLGELADRARPFAEKDWEELQAFAKTTLGIDKLEPWDMAYASEKLREARYAFSEQEVKQYFPEPAVLDGLFNVVQTLFSVKILPEAAEVWHPDVRFFRVESAQGELLAQFYIDLYAREGKRGGAWMDDARGRKLLGDAGVQTPVAYLTCNFSGPVGNKPALFTHDEVITLFHEFGHGLHHMLTQVDELGVSGINGVEWDAVELPSQFMENFCWEWEVLSRMTRHVNSGEPLPRKLYDSMLAAKNFQNGMATLRQIVFSTFDMHLHTDFDPKGATSVLELSRQINNRFHVVPQAELSRWPNTFSHIFAGGYAAGYYSYKWAEVLSADAYAAFEEASKLGGSVLDAETGARYRREVLAVGGSRPAIESFTAFRGRAPSIDALLRHGGMVAEAA, from the coding sequence ATGACCGACATTTCGCCTAAGGTTGCCACTCCGGCCAACAATCCGCTGCTCGATTTTTCTGGTCTGCCGCGCTTCGCGGACATCCGCCCGGAACACATCACTCCGGCCGTCGACGTGCTGCTCGAGCGTGCCGCATCGGCGGTGGCGCAGGTCAAGGACCCGGCCACGCCCGTCAGCTGGAACACCGTCGTCACCGCACTCGAAGACGCGACCGAACCGCTGGGCCGCGCCTGGGGCATCGTCAGCCACCTGAGCGCCGTCGCCGACACGCCCGAGCTGCGTGAAGCGCATGCCGCCAATCTGCCGCGCGTGACCGAATTCTGGTCGGGCCTCGGCCAGGATCTGGAACTATTCGAGAAGTACAAGGCGATTGCCGATAGCGCGGAATACGCCACGCTGTCGCCCGCGCGCAAGAAGCTGCTTGAGAACGAACTGCGCGGTTTCCGCTTGGGCGGCGCGGAGCTGCCCGAAGACCAGAAGCCGCGCTTTGCGGCCATCCAGGAGCAGCAGGCGCAACTGACCAAGGCCTTCAGCGACCACGTCCTGGATGCGACCAACGCCTACGCACTCGTCATCGACGACGAAGCGCGCCTCGCCGGCCTGCCCGACGACGCCAAGCAGGCTGCACAGGAAGCGGCACGCCGCGACAATCCTGATGCGACCGGCTGGAAGTTCTCGTTGCACTTCCCGTCGTATTTCCCGGTGCTGCAATACGCGGACGACCGCGCATTGCGCCGCACGCTGTACGAAGCCAACGTCACGCGTGCGTCCGAATTGGGCGCGCAGTACGGCGGCGGCAAGGCCGAGTGGGACAACACCGCCAACATGGCCGAACAACTCACGCTACGCGCCGAAGAAGCGCACATGCTGGGCTATCGCAATTTCGGCGAAGTGTCGCTGGTGCCGAAGATGGCCGACTCGCCCGAAGAGGTGCTGCGGTTCCTGGGGGAACTGGCTGACCGCGCCCGTCCGTTTGCCGAGAAGGATTGGGAAGAGTTGCAGGCGTTCGCCAAGACCACGCTCGGCATCGACAAGCTCGAACCGTGGGACATGGCCTACGCGTCGGAAAAGCTGCGCGAAGCGCGCTACGCGTTTTCCGAGCAGGAGGTGAAGCAGTACTTCCCGGAACCTGCCGTGCTGGATGGCTTGTTCAACGTCGTGCAGACGCTGTTCTCGGTGAAGATCCTGCCGGAGGCGGCCGAGGTATGGCACCCGGACGTCCGCTTCTTCCGCGTCGAATCTGCCCAGGGTGAATTGCTCGCACAGTTCTACATCGACCTGTATGCGCGCGAAGGCAAGCGTGGCGGTGCATGGATGGACGACGCGCGCGGCCGCAAGCTGCTGGGCGATGCGGGTGTGCAAACCCCCGTGGCTTACCTCACCTGCAACTTCTCCGGCCCGGTCGGCAACAAGCCCGCGCTGTTCACCCACGACGAGGTCATCACGCTCTTCCACGAGTTCGGCCACGGCCTGCACCACATGCTCACGCAGGTGGATGAGCTGGGCGTATCGGGCATCAACGGCGTTGAATGGGATGCGGTGGAGCTGCCGTCGCAGTTCATGGAGAACTTCTGCTGGGAATGGGAAGTGCTCTCGCGCATGACCCGCCACGTGAATTCCGGCGAACCGCTGCCTCGCAAGCTGTACGACAGCATGCTGGCCGCGAAGAACTTCCAGAACGGCATGGCGACGCTGCGCCAGATCGTGTTCTCGACGTTCGACATGCACCTGCACACGGACTTCGACCCGAAGGGCGCGACGTCGGTACTGGAGCTGTCGCGCCAGATCAACAATCGCTTCCACGTGGTGCCCCAGGCCGAGTTGTCGCGCTGGCCGAACACGTTCAGCCACATCTTTGCGGGCGGCTATGCGGCGGGCTACTACAGCTACAAGTGGGCCGAGGTGCTGTCGGCAGATGCCTATGCCGCGTTCGAGGAGGCCAGCAAGCTGGGCGGCTCGGTGCTGGATGCAGAAACCGGCGCGCGCTATCGCCGTGAAGTGCTGGCCGTGGGCGGCAGCCGCCCGGCCATCGAATCGTTCACGGCCTTCCGCGGCCGCGCTCCCAGCATCGATGCACTGCTGCGCCATGGCGGCATGGTGGCGGAAGCCGCGTAA
- the folD gene encoding bifunctional methylenetetrahydrofolate dehydrogenase/methenyltetrahydrofolate cyclohydrolase FolD: protein MTAQLIDGNALAKQLRAEAAQRAAALTARGHQPGLAVILVGDDPASQVYVRNKIKACEDNGFLSSFDRYPADLSEADLLGRIDALNRDPRIHGILVQLPLPRHIDSHKVLEAIAPEKDVDGFHVANAGALMTGAPLFRPCTPYGCMKMLESINYPVRGANAVVVGASNIVGKPMAMLLLQAGATITICNSKTRDLAAHTREADIIVAAVGRRNIITADMVKPGAVVIDVGMNRDDAGKLCGDVDFAGVKEVAGYITPVPGGVGPMTITMLLINTLEAAERAAEGAALAA, encoded by the coding sequence ATGACCGCCCAACTCATTGACGGCAACGCGCTTGCCAAACAACTCCGCGCCGAGGCCGCACAACGCGCAGCGGCCCTGACCGCGCGCGGGCACCAGCCCGGCCTCGCCGTCATCCTCGTCGGTGACGATCCGGCCAGCCAGGTGTATGTGCGCAACAAGATCAAGGCGTGCGAAGACAACGGCTTTCTGTCCAGCTTCGACCGCTACCCGGCTGACTTGTCCGAAGCCGACCTGCTCGGCCGCATCGACGCGCTGAACCGCGACCCACGCATCCACGGCATCCTCGTCCAACTGCCGCTGCCCAGGCACATCGACAGCCACAAGGTGCTCGAGGCCATCGCGCCCGAGAAAGACGTGGACGGTTTCCACGTGGCCAATGCCGGCGCACTGATGACGGGCGCCCCACTGTTTCGCCCGTGCACGCCTTACGGCTGCATGAAGATGCTGGAATCGATCAACTACCCGGTGCGCGGCGCCAATGCTGTGGTGGTCGGCGCGTCGAACATCGTGGGCAAGCCGATGGCGATGCTGCTGCTGCAAGCCGGCGCCACCATCACGATCTGCAACAGCAAGACGCGTGACTTGGCCGCCCACACGCGTGAGGCCGACATCATCGTGGCCGCCGTCGGGCGCCGCAACATCATCACCGCCGACATGGTCAAGCCAGGCGCGGTCGTCATCGACGTGGGCATGAACCGCGACGACGCCGGCAAGCTGTGCGGCGACGTCGACTTTGCCGGCGTCAAGGAAGTCGCCGGCTACATCACGCCTGTTCCGGGCGGTGTCGGCCCGATGACGATCACCATGCTGCTGATCAACACCCTGGAAGCCGCCGAGCGCGCTGCTGAAGGAGCCGCGCTGGCGGCGTAA
- a CDS encoding response regulator transcription factor — protein sequence MSTTPAAVAPRNETVFVVDDDEAMRDSLTWLLEGNGYTVRTYRSAEEFLVDDKRGEGVGCLILDVRMQGMSGPELQDRLVAENSRMPIVFVTGHGDVPLAVSTMKKGAVDFIEKPFDESELRELVERMLSKARSEDSVAREQKAAKDLLGRLTTREQQVLERIVAGRLNKQIADDLGISIKTVEAHRANIMEKLNVNTVADLLRLALSRNA from the coding sequence ATGAGCACAACGCCCGCCGCAGTTGCGCCGCGCAACGAAACCGTGTTCGTCGTCGACGACGATGAAGCCATGCGTGACTCGTTGACCTGGCTGCTCGAAGGCAACGGCTACACCGTCCGCACCTACCGCAGCGCCGAAGAATTCCTGGTCGACGACAAGCGTGGCGAAGGCGTCGGCTGTCTGATCCTCGACGTGCGCATGCAAGGCATGAGCGGCCCCGAGCTGCAGGATCGCCTGGTGGCCGAAAACAGCCGCATGCCGATCGTTTTCGTCACGGGCCACGGCGACGTGCCGTTGGCCGTGTCGACCATGAAAAAAGGCGCGGTCGATTTCATCGAAAAGCCGTTCGACGAATCCGAACTGCGCGAGCTTGTTGAGCGCATGCTGAGCAAGGCCCGCAGTGAAGACTCGGTCGCCCGCGAGCAAAAGGCTGCCAAGGACCTGCTGGGCCGCCTGACCACACGCGAGCAGCAAGTGCTGGAGCGCATCGTCGCCGGGCGTCTGAACAAGCAGATTGCCGACGATCTGGGCATTTCCATCAAGACGGTGGAAGCCCACCGCGCCAACATCATGGAAAAGCTCAACGTAAATACGGTGGCAGACTTGCTGCGCCTCGCCCTGTCGCGCAACGCCTGA